Proteins encoded within one genomic window of Nordella sp. HKS 07:
- the tsaA gene encoding tRNA (N6-threonylcarbamoyladenosine(37)-N6)-methyltransferase TrmO, whose protein sequence is MVRENEIRAAEVAVDFPLQMDAGVIFIGRINTPWTSRLMCPRQGRLDGPVCTITLFEPWVRALDNITDFERLEVLYWLHLSRRDLVKQSPANDGTTRGTFALRSPVRPNPIGTAIVKLAGREGAILKVQGLNCLDNTPLLDLKPDRTLFKPIAPPQPGDYETNEARG, encoded by the coding sequence ATGGTGCGCGAGAATGAAATCCGGGCGGCGGAAGTCGCCGTCGACTTTCCATTGCAGATGGATGCCGGGGTAATTTTCATCGGGCGGATAAACACGCCGTGGACATCGCGATTGATGTGCCCGCGCCAGGGCCGCCTCGATGGGCCCGTCTGCACCATCACTCTGTTCGAACCCTGGGTCCGGGCTCTCGACAATATCACCGACTTCGAGCGGCTGGAGGTGCTCTATTGGCTGCATCTGTCACGCCGCGATCTGGTGAAGCAAAGTCCGGCCAATGACGGCACGACGCGCGGCACATTCGCCTTGCGCTCACCCGTGAGACCCAATCCCATCGGCACCGCGATCGTCAAGCTCGCAGGGCGCGAAGGCGCCATCCTCAAGGTCCAGGGCCTCAACTGTTTGGACAATACGCCGCTTCTCGATCTCAAACCGGACCGCACCCTGTTCAAGCCGATCGCGCCACCGCAACCAGGTGATTACGAGACGAACGAGGCTCGGGGCTAG
- a CDS encoding BTAD domain-containing putative transcriptional regulator — protein sequence MRNRRQSNVMGTVKTAQNRQLPSSGTSLEIRLFGPMTAQIGGKTLVIASKKTRALLAYLVQREGVDIARTTLTGLLWGERSETQARASLRQSLSELRAALGEAADALAATKEAITWRAGAAWLDTRTLEEAAQSEDPVTLGDAAGLFSGDVLEGMAIDEPAFEQWLAGERERFRLLAATVRGRLAKSAEGAGRLEEAVAHAQQLLNLDPLQEHVHRMLMRLYAAQGRPDAALAQFERCERELSNQLGVTPDAETAALARSIRARRREERPRKDVKPVPAMSDKISVAVTPFANLSSDREHGFFADGLTQDIIGALAKISDLFVVSSGARDLTSKDARFILEGNVRAAGSRIRVTAHLIDGQSGRHVWSERYEGDLGDIFAVQDQITQAIALAMQVKLTSGDMARLWEGQTRNLRAWEKMVAARDAFLRFNRTDNTGARGLLEEALAIDPGYTGAIILHGLTFWWDARFNRAIAPDDSLGLAEKDVETALKLKPGLGIAYMLRGGIAWLRDDHGKAVEFAEQAVSLSPSDAHSVAFLAMLYMYSGEYEKSVATIHHAIRLCPHYPSWYTYYLALNRLWMSDFSAATELGELYLRQEPDEPFALVLMATILAFHGRKTEAAEMIKELLKRSPDFGTTEIRLSQHYRDPAKLKKVVAALRAAGLPD from the coding sequence ATGCGTAACCGCCGTCAGTCGAACGTCATGGGCACCGTCAAGACAGCGCAAAATCGACAGTTGCCGTCTTCCGGGACGAGCCTGGAAATCCGCCTTTTTGGCCCGATGACGGCCCAAATCGGCGGCAAAACCCTTGTCATTGCCTCGAAGAAGACGCGCGCGCTGCTCGCCTATCTGGTTCAACGCGAGGGTGTCGACATCGCCCGCACGACCCTTACCGGACTGCTCTGGGGAGAACGCAGCGAAACGCAGGCCCGTGCCAGCCTGCGGCAGTCGCTGTCAGAACTGCGCGCCGCTCTCGGTGAAGCGGCCGATGCGCTTGCCGCGACCAAAGAGGCAATCACGTGGCGAGCCGGCGCGGCATGGCTCGACACGAGGACGCTGGAGGAAGCGGCGCAGAGCGAGGATCCCGTAACGCTTGGCGATGCCGCCGGTTTGTTCAGCGGCGATGTCCTGGAAGGGATGGCGATCGACGAGCCCGCCTTCGAGCAATGGCTCGCCGGTGAACGCGAGCGCTTCCGCCTGCTTGCCGCGACGGTCCGCGGCCGTCTGGCGAAATCCGCCGAAGGCGCCGGCAGACTGGAGGAAGCGGTCGCGCATGCACAGCAGCTCCTCAATCTCGATCCGCTGCAGGAGCATGTGCATCGGATGCTCATGCGGCTCTATGCGGCTCAGGGACGTCCCGATGCGGCACTCGCGCAATTTGAGCGTTGCGAGCGCGAGCTTTCAAATCAGCTTGGCGTCACTCCGGACGCCGAAACCGCGGCCCTTGCCCGTTCGATCCGCGCCCGCCGGCGCGAAGAGCGGCCTCGCAAGGATGTCAAACCTGTGCCCGCCATGTCCGACAAAATTTCGGTGGCGGTTACCCCCTTCGCCAACCTCTCGAGCGACCGCGAGCATGGCTTCTTCGCCGATGGCCTGACACAGGATATTATCGGCGCCTTGGCGAAGATCAGCGACCTGTTCGTCGTCTCCAGCGGCGCACGCGATCTGACGTCCAAGGACGCGCGCTTCATTCTCGAGGGAAATGTACGCGCCGCCGGAAGCCGCATCAGAGTGACGGCGCATCTCATCGACGGCCAATCGGGCCGACATGTCTGGAGCGAGCGTTATGAGGGCGACCTCGGCGACATCTTCGCCGTCCAGGACCAGATCACTCAGGCCATCGCCCTGGCGATGCAGGTGAAGCTCACAAGCGGCGACATGGCCCGGCTCTGGGAGGGACAAACCCGCAATCTGCGCGCCTGGGAGAAAATGGTAGCCGCACGCGATGCCTTCCTGCGTTTCAACCGGACAGACAATACCGGCGCGCGAGGGCTGCTTGAAGAAGCCCTAGCGATCGATCCCGGCTATACCGGCGCGATCATCCTCCATGGTCTGACCTTCTGGTGGGATGCGCGCTTCAACAGGGCGATTGCGCCCGATGACTCTCTTGGTCTCGCCGAGAAAGACGTCGAGACGGCCCTCAAACTCAAACCCGGACTTGGCATCGCCTACATGCTCAGAGGCGGGATCGCCTGGCTTCGCGATGACCATGGCAAGGCCGTCGAGTTTGCCGAGCAGGCGGTGAGCTTGTCACCGAGCGATGCTCATTCAGTGGCTTTTCTGGCCATGCTTTACATGTATTCCGGCGAATACGAGAAATCGGTCGCCACGATCCATCACGCCATCCGGCTCTGCCCGCACTATCCGTCCTGGTACACATATTATCTCGCCCTCAACAGACTGTGGATGAGCGACTTCTCCGCCGCCACCGAATTGGGCGAGCTCTATCTGCGGCAGGAGCCGGACGAACCTTTCGCCCTTGTCTTGATGGCCACGATCCTCGCATTCCATGGCCGCAAGACGGAGGCCGCCGAGATGATCAAGGAACTGCTCAAGCGCTCTCCGGATTTCGGCACAACGGAAATTCGACTATCGCAGCACTATCGTGACCCCGCGAAGCTCAAGAAGGTGGTCGCAGCCTTGCGCGCGGCAGGCCTGCCGGATTAA
- a CDS encoding winged helix-turn-helix domain-containing protein, protein MANLSIRIDFAPEHRIGPGKIQLLEQIASLGSIAASGRALGMSYRRAWELIDELNGTFGEPVVISHSGGKKGGGAALTPLGLTIISRYRAIERAAASAAESHVAALDAEINGKGKRQKRA, encoded by the coding sequence TTGGCCAATTTGAGCATCCGCATAGATTTCGCGCCCGAGCACCGCATCGGGCCGGGCAAGATCCAGCTCCTGGAACAGATCGCCTCGCTGGGCTCGATCGCCGCCAGTGGCCGCGCGCTCGGCATGTCCTATCGGCGCGCCTGGGAGCTGATTGATGAGCTCAATGGGACTTTTGGCGAGCCTGTCGTCATTTCGCACAGCGGTGGCAAGAAAGGCGGCGGGGCCGCCTTGACGCCCTTGGGACTCACCATCATCTCGCGCTATCGCGCCATCGAGCGTGCCGCGGCATCTGCCGCCGAAAGTCATGTCGCCGCACTCGATGCCGAGATCAACGGCAAGGGCAAGCGCCAGAAGCGTGCCTGA
- a CDS encoding histidine kinase dimerization/phosphoacceptor domain -containing protein: MVQVTTAPADDPLQATSTSCDKEPIHIPGSIQPHGLLLIADGATLRIVGGAGRIEERLARDWLERPLADVIGQGGVDILRAQMGRPASLHRLPEAAGEREPFDVSFQQAGNLILVELEPVDENAGLLTPTLEWLNESAAAFEEAENLTALCATAAEIFRSLTGFDRVMVYRFLEDGTGTVVGEARDPKLSTFLNHRFPATDIPAQARALYVRNRVRCIPDVNYTPQPLRPASAGLAATDLSDVALRSVSPIHIQYLRNMKLAASASISIVKDGALWGLIACHHLTPRRLGYETRLIARTLAGGLARQVKAKEEAEAHRELARLRREEDELSGVLLRSSLVRFFAEAGDRLRRIFGASGLAIRAGTDIHRFGILPPDAVILDLIDGLAADRDPVVASREIRRSFPSTAAHQDKVSGLLAFALPGNRDISLLWFRPEQLEEVNWAGNPHKAIPADPMLPLSPRASFESWTEIERGRSKPWTQAEIAAAIRLRQMFNEAYQQEELRRLVTEKDYLIGEINHRVQNSLQLVSAYLNMQMRSTDSADVTVHLSEAQRRIVAVGLVHKRLYKGDQPQTVNLDQYLAELCEELKASMGPEWHDQLSMELAPVGVPATHAVSIGLILTELIINAQKYAYEGRPGPIAIALSGTDSGYRLVVSDRGRGKRDAAGQGFGSRMIEALAQRVSGILEIGDQHPGLRATITVPLPPR; this comes from the coding sequence ATGGTTCAGGTTACCACTGCCCCGGCTGATGATCCCCTGCAGGCAACCTCGACATCCTGCGACAAGGAACCGATCCATATCCCTGGTTCCATTCAGCCCCACGGCCTGCTCCTCATCGCCGACGGCGCAACGCTGCGGATCGTTGGCGGTGCCGGGCGGATCGAGGAAAGACTCGCGCGCGATTGGCTTGAGCGTCCGCTGGCAGACGTCATCGGACAGGGAGGCGTCGATATCCTGCGTGCCCAAATGGGCAGGCCTGCGTCCTTACACCGGCTGCCGGAAGCCGCGGGCGAGCGCGAGCCATTTGATGTGTCCTTCCAGCAGGCCGGGAACCTGATCCTCGTCGAGCTTGAGCCGGTCGACGAGAATGCGGGGCTTCTGACCCCGACACTTGAATGGCTCAATGAAAGCGCCGCCGCCTTTGAAGAGGCCGAGAATCTGACGGCTCTCTGCGCCACGGCCGCCGAGATCTTCCGCTCCCTGACCGGTTTCGACCGTGTAATGGTCTACCGCTTCCTGGAGGATGGAACCGGAACAGTAGTGGGCGAAGCGCGTGACCCGAAGCTCTCGACCTTTCTCAATCACCGCTTCCCGGCGACGGACATCCCGGCCCAGGCGCGCGCGCTCTATGTTCGCAATCGCGTGCGCTGCATCCCGGATGTGAACTACACGCCGCAACCTCTGCGGCCGGCTTCCGCCGGCCTTGCCGCGACCGATCTGAGCGATGTGGCTTTGCGCAGCGTCTCGCCCATTCACATTCAGTACCTGCGCAATATGAAGCTTGCCGCTTCCGCCTCGATCTCGATCGTCAAGGATGGCGCCCTTTGGGGGTTGATTGCCTGTCATCATCTCACGCCTCGCCGTCTGGGATATGAGACGAGACTGATCGCGCGCACCCTGGCGGGTGGGTTGGCGCGCCAGGTCAAGGCGAAGGAGGAGGCCGAAGCCCATCGCGAGCTGGCTCGGCTCAGGCGGGAAGAGGATGAACTATCTGGGGTTCTTCTCCGATCGTCCCTCGTCCGGTTTTTTGCGGAGGCCGGCGACAGGCTGCGCCGCATTTTTGGCGCGTCGGGCCTCGCCATCCGTGCCGGAACGGACATTCATCGTTTTGGCATTCTGCCGCCCGATGCGGTGATCCTGGACCTCATCGATGGACTTGCCGCCGATCGTGATCCGGTCGTCGCCAGTCGGGAGATTCGCAGGAGCTTTCCTTCGACGGCCGCGCACCAGGATAAGGTCAGCGGCCTTCTCGCCTTCGCATTGCCCGGTAACCGAGACATTTCCCTTCTATGGTTTCGTCCCGAGCAGCTCGAGGAGGTGAACTGGGCCGGCAACCCGCATAAGGCGATACCGGCCGATCCGATGCTGCCCCTGTCGCCGCGCGCCTCATTCGAATCCTGGACCGAGATCGAACGTGGTCGTTCCAAGCCATGGACGCAGGCGGAGATCGCTGCCGCAATCCGGTTGCGGCAAATGTTCAATGAGGCCTATCAGCAGGAGGAACTGCGCCGGCTGGTGACCGAAAAGGACTATCTCATCGGCGAGATCAATCATCGCGTCCAGAACAGCCTGCAGCTTGTGTCCGCCTATCTGAATATGCAGATGCGTTCGACCGACAGCGCCGATGTAACCGTGCATCTCTCCGAAGCGCAAAGGCGGATCGTGGCGGTCGGCTTGGTCCATAAACGCCTCTACAAGGGCGACCAACCGCAGACCGTCAACCTGGATCAGTATCTGGCCGAGCTCTGCGAGGAGCTCAAAGCATCGATGGGGCCTGAGTGGCATGATCAGCTGTCCATGGAGCTGGCGCCGGTCGGTGTTCCCGCCACGCATGCGGTTTCCATAGGCTTGATCCTCACCGAGCTCATCATCAACGCACAGAAGTATGCCTATGAAGGCCGACCGGGCCCGATCGCGATCGCGCTTTCCGGCACGGACTCGGGCTATCGTCTGGTCGTCTCTGACCGGGGCAGGGGCAAACGCGATGCTGCCGGACAGGGATTCGGCTCACGCATGATTGAAGCACTGGCGCAGCGCGTTTCGGGCATACTCGAAATTGGTGACCAGCATCCCGGTCTGCGGGCCACGATTACGGTGCCGCTGCCGCCCCGCTGA
- a CDS encoding DUF779 domain-containing protein has protein sequence MEARTVERVLATEAALDLIDTLRGKHGPLMFHQSGGCCDGSAPMCYPVGEFRVGGSDVKLGAIGDCPFYMSAAQFEYWQHTQLIIDVVKGRGSGFSLEAPEGFRFLTRSRVFSDEEVAQLPVVVSGDS, from the coding sequence ATGGAGGCAAGGACAGTCGAACGCGTTCTCGCCACCGAGGCGGCTCTCGATCTCATCGATACACTCAGGGGCAAACATGGGCCGCTGATGTTTCATCAGTCGGGCGGCTGCTGCGATGGTTCGGCGCCCATGTGCTATCCCGTGGGCGAATTCCGCGTCGGCGGCAGCGACGTCAAGCTCGGCGCCATCGGCGACTGTCCCTTCTATATGAGTGCCGCGCAATTCGAGTACTGGCAGCACACGCAGCTCATCATCGATGTGGTCAAGGGGCGCGGCTCGGGATTCTCGCTCGAGGCACCGGAAGGATTCCGCTTCCTGACCCGCAGCCGCGTCTTCAGCGATGAGGAAGTGGCGCAACTGCCCGTCGTGGTGTCGGGAGACTCCTGA
- a CDS encoding aldehyde dehydrogenase has product MSELSHHDWQKRAKAVTFKTQAFIGGKWVDAASGKRFDVVNPATNQMIASVAECDAEDVNRAVKAARTAFTSGVWSRRTPEERKAVLLRMAELIRKHRDELAVIDTLDMGKPIGLTAGYDIPGSADNWQWFAEAIDKVYDEVAPTGHGNLAMIRREALGVVAAIVPWNYPFQMATWKVAPALATGNSVILKPAEQSPLSALKMAELAAEAGIPDGVFNVLPGFGETAGQALGRHMDIDCVGFTGSTEVGKYFMRYSAESNLKQVWLECGGKSPNLVFADCDDLDAAADASAFGIWGNQGEVCSANSRLLVEDKIRDKFLEKLVERAKGFQPGDPLNPATAMGAIVEQRQTEKIMGYIAKGKEIAKLVEGGQRLTITGSDNYVTPTIFDNVKNDMVIAREEIFGPVLSVIPFRSEEEAVAIANDTIYGLAASIWSNNLKRVHRLADQLQAGTVSVNCVDAGSSMTPFGGFKQSGIGRDLSLHAFDKYTNLKTVWIKY; this is encoded by the coding sequence TTGAGCGAACTTTCCCATCACGACTGGCAGAAACGTGCCAAAGCCGTCACCTTCAAAACCCAGGCCTTCATTGGCGGCAAATGGGTCGACGCCGCCTCGGGCAAACGCTTCGACGTCGTCAATCCGGCCACCAACCAGATGATCGCCAGCGTCGCCGAATGCGATGCCGAGGACGTCAACCGCGCCGTCAAGGCGGCCCGCACCGCCTTCACCTCCGGCGTCTGGTCGCGCCGCACGCCCGAGGAGCGCAAGGCCGTGCTGCTGCGCATGGCGGAGCTCATCCGGAAGCATCGCGACGAGCTCGCCGTAATCGACACGCTCGACATGGGCAAGCCCATCGGCCTGACCGCCGGCTACGACATTCCGGGTTCGGCCGACAACTGGCAGTGGTTCGCCGAGGCGATCGACAAGGTCTATGACGAGGTGGCGCCGACCGGGCATGGCAATCTCGCGATGATCCGCCGCGAGGCCCTCGGCGTCGTCGCCGCCATCGTGCCGTGGAACTACCCATTCCAGATGGCGACCTGGAAGGTCGCGCCGGCGCTCGCCACCGGCAATTCCGTCATCCTCAAGCCCGCTGAGCAATCGCCGCTTTCCGCCCTCAAGATGGCGGAGCTCGCGGCCGAGGCCGGCATTCCCGACGGCGTCTTCAACGTGCTGCCGGGCTTCGGCGAAACCGCCGGCCAAGCGCTCGGCCGCCATATGGATATCGACTGCGTCGGCTTCACCGGGTCCACCGAGGTCGGCAAATATTTCATGCGCTATTCGGCCGAGAGCAACCTCAAGCAGGTCTGGCTCGAATGCGGCGGCAAGTCGCCCAATCTCGTCTTCGCCGACTGCGACGATCTCGATGCGGCGGCGGACGCCTCCGCCTTCGGCATCTGGGGCAACCAGGGCGAGGTCTGCTCGGCCAATTCGCGGCTCCTGGTCGAGGACAAGATCAGGGACAAGTTCCTCGAAAAGCTGGTCGAACGCGCCAAAGGTTTCCAACCGGGCGATCCGCTCAACCCGGCAACCGCCATGGGCGCCATTGTCGAGCAGCGCCAGACCGAGAAGATCATGGGCTATATCGCCAAGGGCAAGGAGATCGCCAAGCTCGTGGAAGGTGGCCAGCGCCTCACCATCACCGGCTCGGACAACTATGTGACGCCGACGATCTTCGACAATGTGAAGAACGATATGGTGATCGCGCGCGAGGAGATCTTCGGGCCCGTCCTCTCCGTCATTCCATTCAGGAGCGAGGAGGAGGCGGTTGCGATCGCCAATGACACGATCTACGGGCTCGCCGCCTCGATCTGGTCGAACAACCTGAAGCGCGTCCACCGCCTCGCCGATCAATTGCAGGCGGGCACCGTGTCGGTCAATTGCGTCGACGCGGGATCGAGCATGACGCCCTTCGGCGGCTTCAAGCAGTCGGGCATCGGGCGCGACCTGTCGCTGCACGCTTTCGACAAATATACCAACCTCAAGACGGTGTGGATCAAGTACTGA
- a CDS encoding serine hydrolase, whose translation MKGRNWSRVTRRGFLIGASSLLASGGSPARAAKPLSAKAIATLLRKYNVPAVSFATFEGDRIKLQAAYGERQVDSTKVTPETRFQAASLSKTANALCVLSLVRDGKLNLDDPVNKHLSGWRLTGEASDKVTIRMLLSHTGGTTVAGFPGYQRDDVIPRLDEILDGVAPANTERIKVIAPPGAYRYSGGGVIILQKLASDMEGAPYDEIVERRVLQPLGMSNSSMRQPLQSIKGKLASGHTIDGDVIRMDYFIYPEMAAAGLWSTPGDLARMLMMMLDSAEGRPGAFLPQDLARQMMTAVHADAGLGVFISPKGLVHHDGANWGFRAVYFVDPKSRRGKIVMANGQRGDMVYNELLKHL comes from the coding sequence GTGAAGGGACGGAACTGGAGCCGCGTGACGCGTCGCGGCTTCCTCATAGGTGCGTCGAGCTTGCTGGCGAGCGGAGGCTCTCCTGCCCGCGCCGCGAAGCCGTTGTCAGCAAAAGCAATCGCCACTCTGCTGCGCAAATACAATGTCCCCGCCGTGAGCTTCGCGACCTTCGAAGGTGATCGCATCAAGCTCCAGGCGGCCTATGGAGAGCGGCAGGTCGACAGCACCAAGGTGACGCCCGAGACGCGGTTTCAGGCGGCCTCTCTCAGCAAGACCGCCAATGCGCTTTGCGTCCTGAGCCTGGTGCGCGACGGAAAGCTCAATCTCGATGACCCTGTGAACAAGCACTTGTCCGGTTGGCGGCTCACCGGCGAGGCGTCGGACAAGGTCACCATAAGGATGCTGCTGTCGCATACCGGCGGCACCACGGTTGCGGGCTTTCCGGGATATCAAAGAGATGACGTTATCCCACGGCTGGATGAGATTCTTGACGGCGTTGCCCCGGCAAACACGGAACGGATCAAAGTGATAGCGCCGCCCGGCGCCTATCGCTATTCGGGCGGCGGTGTCATCATTCTGCAGAAGCTTGCCTCGGATATGGAAGGAGCGCCCTATGATGAAATCGTCGAGCGGCGCGTCCTCCAGCCTCTCGGCATGTCGAACTCGAGCATGCGGCAACCCTTGCAGTCGATCAAAGGCAAGCTCGCCTCGGGCCACACGATCGATGGCGATGTCATCCGCATGGACTACTTCATCTATCCCGAGATGGCGGCGGCCGGCCTGTGGTCGACGCCGGGCGACCTCGCGCGCATGCTGATGATGATGCTGGACTCCGCCGAAGGCCGGCCGGGTGCCTTCCTGCCTCAGGATCTGGCGCGCCAGATGATGACGGCCGTGCATGCGGACGCGGGGCTCGGCGTTTTCATCAGCCCCAAGGGATTGGTCCATCATGACGGCGCCAACTGGGGCTTTCGCGCGGTTTACTTCGTCGACCCGAAATCCCGGCGCGGCAAGATCGTGATGGCCAACGGCCAGCGCGGCGACATGGTCTATAATGAGCTGCTGAAACACCTATGA
- the adh gene encoding aldehyde dehydrogenase, whose amino-acid sequence MLAQALKEIEKTVAIRPRYENFIGGKWVAPVKGQYFENISPITGRKICDIARSSAEDIELAVDAAHKAREKWGKTAPAERAKLLNKVADVVEKRLSLLALVESIDNGKPIRETTHADLPLVVDHFRYFAACIRAQEGALSEIDDDTIAYHFHEPLGVVGQIIPWNFPILMATWKLAPALAAGNCVILKPAEQTPMGIMVLMELIADIFPPGVINIVNGFGIEAGKPLAQNKRIAKVAFTGETTTGRLIMQYASENIIPVTLELGGKSPNIFFADVMAQDDDFVDKALEGFTMFALNQGEVCTCPSRALVQKSIYDKFMEKALARVKKIKQGHPLDASTMIGAQASNDQLEKILSYFDIGRKEGAKVLAGGERNMLDGELKDGYYVQPTVFEGNNKMRIFQEEIFGPVVSVTTFDTPEEALAIANDTLYGLGAAVWTRDINRAYRFGRAIQAGRVWTNCYHLYPSHAAFGGYKQSGIGRETHKMMLDHYQQTKNMLVSYSPKALGFF is encoded by the coding sequence ATGCTTGCCCAAGCCCTGAAGGAAATCGAAAAGACCGTCGCCATCCGTCCGAGATACGAGAATTTCATCGGTGGCAAATGGGTCGCCCCGGTCAAAGGACAGTACTTCGAGAATATCAGCCCGATCACCGGCAGGAAGATCTGCGACATCGCACGTTCGAGCGCCGAGGATATCGAGCTCGCCGTGGATGCCGCGCATAAGGCGCGCGAGAAATGGGGCAAGACCGCGCCCGCCGAGCGGGCGAAGCTTCTCAACAAGGTCGCCGACGTGGTGGAAAAGCGGCTGAGCCTGCTGGCTTTGGTGGAATCGATCGACAACGGCAAACCGATCCGCGAGACGACGCATGCCGATCTGCCGCTGGTGGTCGACCATTTCCGCTATTTCGCCGCCTGTATTCGTGCCCAGGAAGGGGCCCTGTCAGAAATTGACGACGATACGATCGCCTATCACTTCCACGAGCCACTGGGCGTCGTCGGCCAGATCATCCCGTGGAATTTCCCTATCCTGATGGCGACGTGGAAGCTGGCGCCGGCCCTCGCCGCCGGAAATTGCGTCATACTGAAGCCGGCGGAACAGACGCCGATGGGCATCATGGTGCTGATGGAGCTCATCGCCGACATCTTCCCGCCCGGCGTGATCAATATCGTCAACGGCTTCGGCATCGAGGCTGGCAAGCCCCTCGCCCAGAACAAACGCATCGCCAAAGTGGCATTCACGGGGGAGACCACGACCGGCCGCCTCATCATGCAATATGCCTCAGAAAACATCATCCCGGTCACGCTTGAACTCGGCGGCAAGTCGCCCAATATCTTCTTTGCCGATGTGATGGCGCAGGACGATGATTTCGTCGACAAGGCGCTGGAAGGCTTCACGATGTTCGCCCTCAATCAGGGCGAGGTGTGTACCTGCCCGAGCCGCGCCCTCGTGCAGAAGTCGATCTATGACAAGTTCATGGAAAAGGCGCTGGCGCGGGTCAAGAAGATCAAGCAGGGCCACCCACTCGATGCCTCGACGATGATCGGGGCACAGGCCTCCAACGACCAGCTCGAGAAGATCCTGTCCTATTTCGACATTGGCCGCAAAGAAGGCGCGAAGGTGCTGGCCGGCGGCGAGCGCAATATGCTCGATGGCGAATTGAAGGATGGCTACTACGTGCAGCCGACAGTCTTCGAGGGCAACAACAAGATGCGCATCTTCCAGGAGGAGATCTTCGGACCCGTCGTCTCGGTCACGACCTTCGACACGCCGGAAGAGGCGCTCGCCATCGCCAATGACACGCTCTATGGCCTCGGGGCCGCGGTCTGGACGCGCGACATCAATCGCGCCTATCGCTTCGGTCGCGCCATCCAGGCCGGGCGCGTGTGGACCAACTGCTATCATCTCTATCCCTCGCACGCGGCCTTCGGCGGCTACAAGCAGTCCGGCATCGGGCGCGAGACGCATAAGATGATGCTCGATCACTATCAGCAGACCAAGAACATGCTGGTGAGCTACAGCCCCAAGGCGCTGGGCTTCTTCTGA
- a CDS encoding biliverdin-producing heme oxygenase: MDFIYDTNREPAAAQLRTQTRAQHDMVDALYSRFDLAVRASYGAFLTAQYRAVAATESALAAFPSFPMWRPRVELIAADLRELGVALPAPLHIDVDGSVAQAHGLLYVTEGSRLGGRLLIRGVAPAFPISFLSDGHHPGEWKRLLAAINQLAETHPQALTALIAGADAGFRLFAEAATISGAAAAP; the protein is encoded by the coding sequence ATGGATTTCATCTACGACACCAACAGGGAACCGGCGGCGGCGCAGCTGCGGACGCAGACACGCGCCCAGCACGATATGGTGGACGCGTTGTATTCCCGCTTCGATCTCGCCGTCCGCGCCTCTTATGGCGCTTTTCTGACGGCACAGTATCGTGCCGTCGCGGCGACAGAGAGTGCGCTGGCGGCTTTTCCCTCATTTCCGATGTGGCGGCCGCGCGTCGAGCTGATTGCCGCCGATCTGCGGGAACTGGGCGTGGCCCTGCCCGCCCCCTTGCATATCGATGTCGACGGCTCCGTCGCGCAAGCCCACGGTCTGCTCTATGTCACGGAAGGCTCGCGATTGGGCGGTCGCCTCCTCATTCGCGGCGTCGCGCCGGCATTTCCCATCTCCTTCCTCTCGGACGGTCATCATCCTGGCGAATGGAAGCGCCTGCTCGCCGCCATCAATCAGCTTGCCGAGACTCATCCGCAAGCCTTGACCGCGCTTATCGCCGGCGCTGACGCCGGCTTTCGCCTCTTTGCCGAGGCGGCCACGATCAGCGGGGCGGCAGCGGCACCGTAA